AACGTGATCAATATTGTCAATTGAAAGCTCTGCAAAACATGaagataatttcaaataaacattattattaacgtatatcgagttaaaatatctttcacCTTGTTTCTCTCTTAGCGAGAGGAGAACAGATCAAATTggagatattaattaaagagatatttataaaagatattcaaaatatacgAATTGCGAGTAGGATTCAGAGGAACTCTCGACCTTCTCTCCCGCAGGTACATCCGTTGGATTCGCCGACGAAGAACGTGGACGGTATCCGGTTGCACGGGGGTAGCTACGGTGCGACAGTGACCACTTCGTCCGGCACTTCCGGCGGCACCGGCGGAAGTGTGAGCCTCTCCTCGCCGGAGAGCGCGTACTCGACCGGCTACTCGACCGACGGCACCTCGCCCGGCACCAGCTTCCCGCCCGAGTATTACATCAACATCAGGACCGGCACCCACTATTTTCAGAGCACCGGCGGCAGCGGTGCCGCCACCGcgaacaataataacaataacaacaacaacaacaataaGACCAGGGCGAAGAGGCCGCAGGGTAACGCGGGAAACCTGCCACCGGCCGGTAGTGTCCCGCCAGGAAATGGAAGAGTCGAGGACAGGGGTCAGTCATCGTCCGCGAGCACGACGAACATGACCAGAGACAACGGTCAGCCGGAAGTACGAACGAGCACGCCGCAGAAGGTGAGTGCTCCGGAAACTCAGGCACGTGCCGACACTTTACGTCCAAAAATCGTCAAAAGTATTTTCTCTTATACTGAAAGAAGAGAAAGTATATTTGGTAACTATTGCTgaacgttaaaatatttaattacgattAAGAGCTCCATTTTTAACTATGCTACAgtacaagaaataataataatatgcaaaaattataaagctcttcttaattttttgaataatataatttcgagCGAGATTCACAGAATCGTTAAAAATCGAGAACGATTGTTTTTCGCAGCCGCGTGAAAGttctccaaaaaaaaaaaattccaattcAGATCTCGCATGAGAAACTCGGGAAGCGTAGTTTCGAGATGCCTCGATATGATGTATTCATAGAGAAAGGAGAGCGGCGCGCGGCTCTCCCGTCAAGCGCGTCGCGCTCCATTCAGCTTCGTCTCAAATAGTTTATAGGCCGAAAGTAAATGTGCGCTCCTAGTCCGCCTTGTGCGCGAGGGATTACCGTCGTTTCGTTTGAAACATCCCCCAAAGCGCGACGTCTTGCGGGGGCGCGCGCGCTTGTTCGCCGCGGGGTCTTTGAGGCCGCGAGTTCAACGACACCCGGCCCTTTTCGCCGTGAAACGGGAAGTACACATTCCGGAAAAGTGGCGTTTATCGTCGCGGCGTGTATTCCGGAGAAACgcgggagaaagagagccggagggggggggaggagagggaggaTTTGCGAATCCTTTTCTCGGTGAATCTCGCGGATGCTGAGGTTACCTGGAGAGGCTGCATCTCCGGCGCGATGACCCATTCCCTTTACGGCGCACGTAACGCCATTTGTCGCGgggaagaaatatttatcagCCGCATTGTCGCGTTCTCCTCTCGTAGCACGTGCGCCGTCGAGATGAAAAAGTCCGGAAATGCTACTTCGATCTCTTTTTCAAGATTCACTCGCGCAACtcgagaggaaaagagagagagaggggggggaggatgCATTATTGTCGCAGGATATCAGGCATTAATGGGCGGCAGGCGTGAAAAATGAATCCTTCCTCTCCGAGGCCTGTGATCGATCGCGCGCCGCGCGACTCCGTTTCGGCACAATGGAGAGGAACGATCAAGTTTGCGATTTGGTTTGACGATAAGGGGCAAAAGTACAGGGGACACAGCGTGGCGAGTATAAAGGCGCGACTTTAAAGGGACCGGGTAGAATGAATGAACGAATTAATTTTCGCGCACATTTCTTAAACGAAGCAATAAGGAAGAAGTCCCCCCTCCAAGAGATATGTCTTCCACTACGGTcaggaataattaattattcaatttgtgTAAACGCACACTTTAACAGGAAAAATTCTACTACAGATAtcctatatttaaaaaaaataaatataacgctAATAGAAAACAACTTTTCTAATCGATAATAATGCTCGCATAGATTTCTTTTAGAAATCACTATTTTTAGTCTTCTAATCAACGAGCGTCATGAAACGTGCATTATCttttcacttaaaaaaaaagacggtTCGCCAATTTCGTCATTGgctaattttaaatctgacctatcttctgtttctttttacatCGTAGAGCATTAGTCACCGTACACAGAGGAAGATAAATTTTgctgaagtaaaaatttagttagatcagaaaataatttttgttagaccatcagaataattatattaggaTGTTAGTTCCCAgactgtcaaaattttttgcagccCATCATGTTTGAGcgttcaacaaaattattttctctgtaGCCAGCCAAATTTTTAGCTACTTCAGCAAAACCGTTCTTTCCGTAAATAAAAGTGGAAGGTTTAATCAACGTGGTCGATAAAGAAACCGCAGCGAATGGCTCGCAggttctaaaatataaaagcccCGTTTCTCCTTTTTATTCTTCTGCGTCTACATTTCTGTGTGAAATCAACAGAGCGCAGAGAACCACGGTCAGAGACAGCAGCAAAGGCAGCAGGAGACCTATCATCGCAGGACGGAGTCTNNNNNNNNNNNNNNNNNNNNNNNNNNNNNNNNNNNNNNNNNNNNNNNNNNNNNNNNNNNNNNNNNNNNNNNNNNNNNNNNNNNNNNNNNNNNNNNNNNNNNNNNNNNNNNNNNNNNNNNNNNNNNNNNNNNNNNNNNNNNNNNNNNNNNNNNNNNNNNNNNNNNNNNNNNNNNNNNNNNNNNNNNNNNNNNNNNNNNNNNNNNNNNNNNNNNNNNNNNNNNNNNNNNNNNNNNNNNNNNNNNNNNNNNNNNNNNNNNNNNNNNNNNNNNNNNNNNNNNNNNNNNNNNNNNNNNNNNNNNNNNNNNNNNNNNNNNNNNNNNNNNNNNNNNNNNNNNNNNNNNNNNNNNNNNNNNNNNNNNNNNNNNNNNNNNNNNNNNNNNNNNNNNNNNNNNNNNNNNNNNNNNNNNNNNNNNNNNNNNNNNNNNNNNNNNNNNNNNNNNNNNNNNNNNNNNNNNNNNNNNNNNNNNNNNNNNNNNNNNNNNNNNNNNNNNNNNNNNNNNGAGAGTCGCTGTCCTCGTTAAAATTTGTGTACCCAAGTTAAACGTTAAACTCGATCTTGTTTAGAcctgtttaaaacattaagaaaaaacaatgccagagtacgagaactgtgagaattttcgccagatatgtaaaaactatccagaacgacaataaaaattaattttcgtgctgatttcagcctcttaaaattgtgtacacaagttagaacgttagaactctgtttaaacattaagaaaaaacaatgcagaatacgagaactgtcgagaattgtcgccagatatctaaaaattatccagcacgacaattaaaattaattttcgtgctgatttcagcctcttaaaattttgtacacaagttagaacgttagaactctgtttaaacattaagaaaaaacaatgcagagtacgagaactgtgaagaattttcgccagatatgtaaaaactatccagaacgacaataaaattaattttcgtgctgatttcagcctcttaaattgtgtacacaagttagaacgttagaactctgttaaacattaagaaaaaacaatgcagaatacgagaactgtcgagaattgtcgccagatatctaaaaactatccagcacgacaattaaaattaattttcgtgctgatttcagcctcttaaaattgtgtacacaagttagacgttagaactctgtttaaacattaaaaaaaacaatgcagagtacgagaactgtcgagaaatgtcgccagatatctaaaaactatccagcacgacaattaaaattaattttcgtgctgatttcagcctcttaaaattgtgtacacaagttagaacgttagaactctgtttaaacattaagaaaaaacaatgcagagtacgagaactgtcgagaaatgtcgccagatatctaaaaactatccagcacgacaattaaattaattttcgtgctgatttcagcctcttaaaattgtgtacacaagatagaacgttagaactctgtttaaacattaagaaaaaaacaatgcagaatacgagaactgtgaagaATTTTTgccaaatatgtaaaaactatccagcacgacaattaaaattaattttcgtgctgatttcagcctcttaaaattgggtacacaagttagaacgttagaactctgtttaaacattaagaaaaaacaaagcagaatacgagaactgtcgagaattgtcgccaaatatgtaaaaactatccagcacgacaattaaaattaattttcgtgctgatttcagcctcttaaaattgtgtacacaagttagaacgttagaactctgtttaaacattaagaaaaaacaatgcagaatacgagaactgtcgagaattgtcgccagatatctaaaaattatccagcacgacaattaaaattaattttcgtgctgatttcagcctcttaaaattttgtacacaagttagaacgttagaactctgtttaaacattaagaaaaaacaatgcagaatacgagaactgtcgagaattgtcgccagatatctaaaacgatccagcacgacaattaaaattaattttcgtgctgatttcagcctcttaaaattgtgtacacaagttcgaacgttagaactctgttaaacattaagaaaaaacaatgcagagtacgagaactgtcgagaaatgtcgccagatatctaaaaactatccagcacgacaattaaatttaattttcgtgctgatttcagcctcttaaaattgtgtacacaagttagaacgttagaactctgtttaaacattaagaaaaaacaatgcagagtacgagaactgtgaagaattttcgccagatatgtaaaaactatccagaacgacaataaaaattaattttcgtgctgatttcagcctcttaaaattgtgtacacaagttagaacgttagaactctgtttaaacattaagaaaaaacaatgcagaatacgagaactgtcgagaattgtcgccagatatctaaaaactatccagcacgacaattaaaattaattttcgtgctgatttcagcctcttaaaattgtgtacacaagttagaacgttagaactctgtttaaacattaaaaaaaaacaatgcagagtacgagaactgtcgagaaatgtcgccagatatctaaaaactatccagcacgacaattaaaattaattttcgtgctgatttcagcctcttaaaattgtgtacacaagttagaacgttagaactctgtttaaacattaagaaaaaacaatgcagagtacgagaactgtcgagaaatgtcgccagatatctaaaaactatccagcacgacaattaaaattaattttcgtgctgatttcagcctcttaaaattgtgtacacaagatagaacgttagaactctgtttaaacattaagaaaaaacaatgcagaatacgagaactgtgaagaATTTTTgccaaatatgtaaaaactatccagcacgacaattaaaattaattttcgtgctgatttcagcctcttaaaattgggtacacaagttagaacgttagaactctgtttaaacattaagaaaaaacaaagcagaatacgagaactgtcgagaattgtcgccaaatatgtaaaaactatccagcacgacaattaaaattaattttcgtgctgatttcagcctcttaaaattgtgtacacaagttagaacgttagaactctgtttaaacattaagaaaaaacaatgcagaatacgagaactgtcgagaattgtcgccagatatctaaaaattatccagcacgacaattaaaattaattttcgtgctgatttcagcctcttaaaattttgtacacaagttagaacgttagaactctgtttaaacattaagaaaaaacaatgcagaatacgagaactgtcgagaattgtcgccagatatctaaaacgatccagcacgacaattaaaattaattttcgtgctgatttcagcctcttaaaattgtgtacacaagttcgaacgttagaactctgtttaaacattaagaaaaaacaatgcagaatacgagaactgtcgagaattgtcgccagatatctaaaaactatccagcacgacaattaaaattaattttcgtgctgatttcagcctcttaaaattgtgtacacaagttagaacgttagaactctgtttaaacattaagaaaaaacaatgcagagtacgagaactgtcgagaaatgtcgccagatatctaaaaactatccagcacgacaattaaatttaattttcgtgctgatttcagcctcttaaaattgtgtacacaagttagaacgttagaactctgtttaaacattaagaaaaaacaatgcagagtacgagaactgtgaagaattttcgccagatatgtaaaaactatccagaacgacaataaaaattaattttcgtgctgatttcagcctcttaaaattgtgtacacaagttagaacgttagaactctgtttaaacattaagaaaaaacaatgcagaatacgagaactgtcgagaattgtcgccagatatctaaaaattatccagcacgacaattaaaattaattttcgtgctgatttcagcctcttaaaattttgtacacaagttagaacgttagaactctgtttaaacattaagaaaaaacaatgcagagtacgagaactgtgaagaattttcgccagatatgtaaaaactatccagaacgacaataaaaattaattttcgtgctgatttcagcctcttaaaattgtgtacacaagttagaacgttagaactctgtttaaacattaagaaaaaacaatgcagaatacgagaactgtcgagaattgtcgccagatatctaaaaattatccagcacgacaattaaaattaattttcgtgctgatttcagcctcttaaaattttgtacacaagttagaacgttagaactctgtttaaacattaagaaaaaacaatgcagaatacgagaactgtcgagaattgtcgccagatatctaaaacgatccagcacgacaattaaaattaattttcgtgctgatttcagcctcttaaaattgtgtacacaagttcgaacgttagaactctgtttaaacattaagaaaaaacaatgcagaatacgagaactgtcgagaattgtcgccagatatctaaaaactatccagcacgacaattaaatttaattttcgtgctgatttcagcctcttaaaattgtgtacacaagttagaacgttagaactctgtttaaacattaaaaaaaaacaatgcagagtacgagaactgtcgagaaatgtcgccagatatctaaaaactatccagcacgacaattaaaattaatttttgtgctgatttcatcctcttaaaattgtgtacataagtttaaacgatagaactctgtttaaacattaaaaaaaaacaatgcagaatacgagaactgtggagaattgtcgccagatatctaaaaactatccagcacgacaattaaaattaattttcgtgctgatttcagcctcttaaaattgtgtacacaagttagaacgttagaactctgtttaaacattaagaaaaaacaatgcagaatacgagaactgtcgagaattgtcgccaaatatgtaaaaactatccagcacgacaattaaaattaattttcgtgctgatttcagtttcttaaaattgtgtacacaagtttatacgatagaactctgtttaaacattaagaaaaaacaatgcagaatacgagaactgtcgagaattgtcgccagatatctaaaaactattcagcacgacaattaaaattaattttcgtgctgatttcagcctcttaaaattgtgtacacaagttagaacgttagaactctgtttaaacattaaaaaaaaacaatgcagaatacgagaactgtcgagaattgtcgccagatatctaaaaactatccagcacgacaattaaaataaattttcgtgctgatttcagcctcttaaaattttgtacacaagttagaacgttagaactctgtttaaacattaagaaaaaacaatgcagaatacgagaactg
This DNA window, taken from Monomorium pharaonis isolate MP-MQ-018 chromosome 6, ASM1337386v2, whole genome shotgun sequence, encodes the following:
- the LOC114253729 gene encoding uncharacterized protein DDB_G0283357-like, with the translated sequence MFGTKLRTWMEAHIVRSKKKKDRKKGDKGYDSSCNSPRSHSASRSPALHQVHPLDSPTKNVDGIRLHGGSYGATVTTSSGTSGGTGGSVSLSSPESAYSTGYSTDGTSPGTSFPPEYYINIRTGTHYFQSTGGSGAATANNNNNNNNNNNKTRAKRPQGNAGNLPPAGSVPPGNGRVEDRGQSSSASTTNMTRDNGQPEVRTSTPQKSAENHGQRQQQRQQETYHRRTESRKHVGTRELASALLGNVEVSHVERSGWRQTPRPVSPLNKVNRGVMRVD